TCACTGTTCAACCGAAACCCTTTCAGACGGGCACTGGCCGCCCGAGTTCGGGGAAAGCGGAGCGTCCTTTCCTGGCTTTAGCGTTGTGGCCCCAGCACAGGTGCAAACACCCGAACTGGCTTTGATCGCTTGCCCCGCTTCCTGGCTAGTTCAGCCAGCTCTGCACGGTGGCCCGCAAGCGCTCGGCGAGTGGGTAGGTCAGCCACTCCTTCAGGCGGGCGTCCTGGCGTTCGCTGGAGTTAGCGTACCAGACGTCAAATACCTCGCCGATGGTCGGTGCGCCGTCCGGGCCGGGGATGCGGGCCACGTCGTCTCCCCGGCCGATCTCGCCGCCCTGAATGACCCGCGTGTAGAAGCCGGGGCGGCGGGCCTGCACGAAGCGTTTGACGAACCCGGCGTCCTCCATGACGGCGCCCAGCGTGCCGCAGGGGACACGCACTCCGCTCACTTCCAGAATGACATTCCCCACCTGGAAGCGCTCGCCTATCTTCACCCCGGCGGACTCGGCGCCGCTGATCAGCAGGTTCTCGCCGAACTTGCCCTCGGGCAGGGGGCGGCCCAGCAAGTCCGTCCAGGCGTCGTAGTCCTCGCGGGTGTACACGTACACGGCCTGATCCGGGCCACCGTGGTGTTTGCGGTTCAGCACACGGTCGCCCACGACGCCCTGGGCACCGACCTGCACGCGGCCTGGCACGGGATGCTTGCGGATGCCGGAGATGGTGGTGTGGTTGCCGACCTGCACGGCGGTGGGCTGCCCGACGTTCACGCTGATGACTTTCATGTTGCCACCAAGTTTACCTGCCGGGCGGCGGTTACAGCAGGCGGCCCTCGTCCACGTCGAGGGGTTCGGGCGTACTCACCGGCACGCCACGGGCGTTCAGGGCCTCGCGGAGCATGGGGATGTTGGCCAGAGCGTGGCCCTTGGTGGTGTTCTCGAAAAACACGTACAACTCGCTGAGGTCGCCCTCTACCAGCGCGATTTTCTCGGCCCATTCGTCCATTTCGGCGCGGTTGTAGCGGTAGTCGTGGCGTTCGCTGGCGCTCTGGCCCTCCCACCACGATTGCCGGTTGCGCCCGTGCAGGCGCAGGTATCCGATGTCGCCAGTCACGTGCACCTGCGGCTCGGGCATGCCGCCCACCGGGGGATAGTCGGGGCTGACCCAGATCACGCCGAACTCGGCCATGCCTTCACGCACCTCGCTCTTGTCCCAGCTGGCATGGCGCAGTTCGACCGCCAGGTCGTGCCCGGCAAAGCGTTCGGTGAGCCGGGCCAGATACTTGCGGTTCTCTGCGGTGCGGTGAAACGAGTAAGGGAACTGCGCCAGGTAAGGCCCCATGACCCCGGCCTCGCGCAGGGGCTCGGGGCTTTGCAGCATGCGGTCGAAGTCCGCGTCGGTGGGGGCGCGGTCATGCGTGAAGACCTTGTTGAGCTTCACGGCGAAGCGCACCCGCCCACCCGATTTGCGGGCCATGCCCTCGAAGGCCTTCAGGCCAGGAATGGCGTAAAAGGAACTGTTGAGTTCCACCGCGTCGAAATGCCCGGTGTAGGTGGTCAGGTAATCCTCTTTGCGAACGCCCTCGTAGATCAGGCCGGGGGCGGCCCAGTCGTCGTTGGTATAGCCGCCGCAACCGATGTAAACGCGCATGGCGACAGCTTAGGGCATGGCGTGGCACGGGCGGTCTGACACTCCCTTCCGTAAACTTCACATCCCGCTTTTTACAGCCCGCAAAAGCGAGAAGGGCTGGTGTCTGCCCTCAACTGACGCGCGGGGAGCGGTTGAGGGTCGTCCAGAAGCGCAGAATGGTGTTCAGGGCGTCCCGAAATTGCGTGAAGTCCAGCGGCTTGACGACGTAGGCGGTGGCTCCGTGCTCATAGCAGGCCTTGATGTCGCCTTCCTCGCCGCTGGTCGTCAGCATCACCACGGGAATCTCGCGCAGGCGCCGGTCGGCCCGCACAGCGTCCAGCACCGCCAGGCCGTCCATGTGGGGCATGTTCAGGTCGAGCAAGATCAGGTCCGGGGCCGGCTGGCTGGGGGCTTGCAGAATGTTCAGCGCCTCCTCGCCGCTATGCGCCACCGTGACCTGCTGCGCCTCGACTTCACTCAGGGCAGTCAGGGCAAGTTCCACGTCATTGGGGTTGTCGTCGACCAGCAGTATGTGACGTTCCATGTCCGGCTCCTGCGTGCCTGGCAAAGCACGGGCTCTGAGAAGGGGTGGGGGTGAGGGAACCCATCTCTGCTGATAGTTTATTAGAAATTTTTCAAGTAAACGTGAAGTGGGGACATTTACCGGGGCCGCTGCCCGGCGCAGACAGCGATCTGCACAACTGCGCCGGCACCAAAATGACTCTGTCAGACGGGACGCTACACTGCGGGGCGTGTTAGCCAAGCGCATCATCCCCTGTCTGGACGTGCAAAACGGGCGCGTGGTCAAGAACGTGCGGTTCTTCGAGAATCACCGTGACGCGGGCGACCCCTTGGCCCTGGCGCAGGCTTACGAGGCTCAGCAGGCCGACGAACTGGTGTTTTACGACATCACCGCCACAGTTGAAGGACGCGGCCTGATGCTGGATGTGGCCGCCCGGGTGGCCGAGCAGGTCATGATGCCGCTGACCATCGGTGGCGGCGTGAACCGTCTCTCGGACTTCCGCGAGTTGCTGGGCGCGGGCGCCGACAAGATCAGCGTGAACAGCGGCGCCGTGAAGCGGCCCGAACTGATCCGTGAGGCCAGCGACCATTACGGGGCCCAGTGCGTGATGCTCAGCATCGACGCCAAACGCCGCCCCGGGACGTCTACCTGGACGGTGCACCTGGCAGGCGGGCGGGTGGACACCGGCCTGGACTTGCTGGCGTGGGCCGTGCAGGGTCAGGCCCTGGGCGCGGGCGAGTTGTGCCTGAACATCATGGACGCCGACGGCACCCGCGCCGGCTTCGACCTGGAAGCCACGCGGGAAGTGGCCCGCAGTGTGGATATTCCGGTGATCGCTTCAGGGGGCGCCGGGAAAATAGAAGACTTCCGCGACGTGCTGCTGGGCGGCGAAACCGGTGGTCACGCCGACGCCGCCCTGGCCGCCAGCGTCTTCCATTTCGGCGAATTGACCGTGCCGCAGGTGAAGAAGTACCTGCAAGGCGAGGGCCTGGCGGTCAGGCCAGAGTGGCCGGGAGTCGGTGAGGGCTTGTAAACGGCGAAACCACCCCTCAGGCAGGACATTTCCCTTTGCCGACTATCCACCACCTGAAGCAACGGAGTTCCCATGAACCTGAATGAACTGAAATTTGATGCCAATGGCCTGATTCCCGTGGTCACGCAGGATGCCCGCACGGGCGCGGTGCTGATGCAGGCGTTCGCGGACGCAGCGGCGGTACAACGGACGCTGGAAACCCGCGAGGCCACGTATTACAGCCGCTCACGCCAGGGGCAGTGGGTGAAGGGCGCGACCAGCGGGCACACCCAGCGGGTTCTGAGCGTCACGGCGGACTGCGACGGCGACAGCCTGCTGTACCGCGTGGAGCAGACCGGCCCGGCCTGCCACACCGGGGCATATTCGTGCTTTCACCAACCGCTGCTGGCAGACGAAACCAGGGCTGAGGAGGGGCAGGAGGGCCTGGACGGTACGCTGGAGCGCGTGTACGCCACCATCAGCGAGCGCCTGGCGACCCTGCCGGAAAACAGTTACGTGGCGCGGCTGCACGCGGGCGGCCTGGACCGCGTCCTCAAGAAGATCAGCGAGGAGGCGGGTGAAGTGCTGCTGGCCGCCAAGAACGGCGACCGGGCCGAACTGGCGACCGAAGCCGCTGACCTGCTGTTTCACACGCTGTTCGCGCTGGCCGAAG
This DNA window, taken from Deinococcus fonticola, encodes the following:
- a CDS encoding MOSC domain-containing protein produces the protein MKVISVNVGQPTAVQVGNHTTISGIRKHPVPGRVQVGAQGVVGDRVLNRKHHGGPDQAVYVYTREDYDAWTDLLGRPLPEGKFGENLLISGAESAGVKIGERFQVGNVILEVSGVRVPCGTLGAVMEDAGFVKRFVQARRPGFYTRVIQGGEIGRGDDVARIPGPDGAPTIGEVFDVWYANSSERQDARLKEWLTYPLAERLRATVQSWLN
- a CDS encoding DUF72 domain-containing protein, with protein sequence MRVYIGCGGYTNDDWAAPGLIYEGVRKEDYLTTYTGHFDAVELNSSFYAIPGLKAFEGMARKSGGRVRFAVKLNKVFTHDRAPTDADFDRMLQSPEPLREAGVMGPYLAQFPYSFHRTAENRKYLARLTERFAGHDLAVELRHASWDKSEVREGMAEFGVIWVSPDYPPVGGMPEPQVHVTGDIGYLRLHGRNRQSWWEGQSASERHDYRYNRAEMDEWAEKIALVEGDLSELYVFFENTTKGHALANIPMLREALNARGVPVSTPEPLDVDEGRLL
- a CDS encoding response regulator, producing the protein MERHILLVDDNPNDVELALTALSEVEAQQVTVAHSGEEALNILQAPSQPAPDLILLDLNMPHMDGLAVLDAVRADRRLREIPVVMLTTSGEEGDIKACYEHGATAYVVKPLDFTQFRDALNTILRFWTTLNRSPRVS
- the hisF gene encoding imidazole glycerol phosphate synthase subunit HisF produces the protein MLAKRIIPCLDVQNGRVVKNVRFFENHRDAGDPLALAQAYEAQQADELVFYDITATVEGRGLMLDVAARVAEQVMMPLTIGGGVNRLSDFRELLGAGADKISVNSGAVKRPELIREASDHYGAQCVMLSIDAKRRPGTSTWTVHLAGGRVDTGLDLLAWAVQGQALGAGELCLNIMDADGTRAGFDLEATREVARSVDIPVIASGGAGKIEDFRDVLLGGETGGHADAALAASVFHFGELTVPQVKKYLQGEGLAVRPEWPGVGEGL
- the hisIE gene encoding bifunctional phosphoribosyl-AMP cyclohydrolase/phosphoribosyl-ATP diphosphatase HisIE, producing the protein MNLNELKFDANGLIPVVTQDARTGAVLMQAFADAAAVQRTLETREATYYSRSRQGQWVKGATSGHTQRVLSVTADCDGDSLLYRVEQTGPACHTGAYSCFHQPLLADETRAEEGQEGLDGTLERVYATISERLATLPENSYVARLHAGGLDRVLKKISEEAGEVLLAAKNGDRAELATEAADLLFHTLFALAEVGVSPGDVARVLQAREGQTGLKGPKEVG